A genomic segment from Deltaproteobacteria bacterium encodes:
- a CDS encoding AbrB/MazE/SpoVT family DNA-binding domain-containing protein — protein sequence MGIVTISPKFQVVIPKQIREKLGLSPGQKVQAIVYNDRIELIPLRLVKEMRGFLKGIDTTVEREADRP from the coding sequence ATGGGAATTGTAACGATCTCGCCCAAATTCCAGGTCGTGATCCCTAAACAAATCCGTGAAAAGTTGGGCCTGTCCCCGGGCCAGAAGGTGCAGGCGATTGTGTACAACGACCGGATCGAACTCATTCCTCTTCGTCTCGTCAAGGAGATGCGGGGATTCCTGAAAGGCATCGATACGACCGTCGAACGGGAGGCCGACAGACCGTGA
- a CDS encoding type II toxin-antitoxin system VapC family toxin: MNVVDSSAWLEYFADGPNAAFFAPAVEHTEDLIVPSLTLYEVFKRVMQQRNESDALQAVAVMQQGMVIDLDARLALSAARLSLESKLPMADSIVLATARAYGATVWTQDADFKGVPEVQYRKKKP; this comes from the coding sequence GTGAACGTTGTCGATTCCAGCGCTTGGCTTGAATACTTTGCCGACGGGCCCAACGCGGCCTTCTTCGCCCCGGCGGTGGAGCACACGGAAGACCTCATTGTTCCGTCATTGACGCTTTACGAAGTTTTCAAGCGGGTGATGCAGCAACGAAACGAGAGCGACGCGTTACAGGCAGTTGCCGTCATGCAGCAGGGGATGGTCATCGACCTCGACGCGCGTCTCGCGCTGAGTGCGGCCCGCCTCAGCCTCGAAAGCAAGTTGCCGATGGCTGACAGCATCGTTCTTGCCACGGCGAGAGCCTACGGAGCGACGGTGTGGACGCAGGATGCTGACTTCAAGGGTGTGCCAGAGGTTCAATACCGAAAGAAGAAACCATAA
- a CDS encoding CoA transferase — MNGPLTGIRVLDLTRALAGPYCTMMLGDMGAEVIKVESPDGGDDSRAWAPPYIGKESAYFLSCNRNKKSITLNLRSESAKKILTDLIKVSDIVVENFRPGVMTKMGFPYEALKAINPKVIFCSISGFGNKGPESPKPGFDLIAQGMSGFMSFTGEVGGGPIKVGVAIADINSGMFAAYGILSALYHREKTGEGQKVETSLFETMVAQLTFQAGRFFATGQAPKPEGNRHPLIAPYESFPCQDGYINIAAANDGLFAKTCEAIGLLECPKDPRFQNNGLRVKNREALIAIIEAKTKGYKLKDLQKILDDAGIPNGPIWSVAQALTSEQAYALEMVKEIDHPTCGKIKITGIPVKLSQTPGTVELPPPTLGQHTEEVLTKVLGYSKSKIEELRKEKVV, encoded by the coding sequence ATGAATGGACCCCTTACCGGAATTCGAGTGTTAGACTTGACCCGGGCCCTGGCCGGGCCTTATTGCACGATGATGCTCGGAGACATGGGTGCGGAAGTGATCAAGGTGGAGTCTCCGGATGGCGGGGATGATTCGCGGGCCTGGGCGCCGCCGTATATAGGAAAGGAGAGTGCTTACTTCCTCTCCTGTAACCGCAACAAAAAGAGCATTACTCTGAACCTCCGCTCTGAGAGCGCCAAAAAAATTCTCACGGACCTGATCAAAGTCTCGGACATCGTTGTTGAAAATTTCCGCCCCGGAGTGATGACCAAGATGGGCTTCCCTTACGAAGCCCTGAAGGCCATCAACCCGAAAGTAATCTTCTGCTCTATTAGCGGCTTTGGCAATAAAGGGCCGGAGTCGCCAAAGCCGGGGTTCGACCTGATTGCCCAAGGAATGAGCGGGTTTATGTCTTTCACCGGAGAAGTCGGCGGGGGGCCGATCAAAGTGGGAGTGGCCATCGCCGACATCAATTCGGGAATGTTTGCCGCCTACGGAATTCTCTCGGCGCTTTATCACCGGGAGAAAACGGGAGAAGGGCAGAAGGTGGAAACCTCTCTTTTCGAAACGATGGTGGCTCAGCTCACCTTCCAGGCCGGACGATTCTTTGCCACCGGGCAGGCTCCAAAACCTGAGGGGAATCGCCACCCGCTGATCGCCCCTTACGAGAGCTTCCCTTGCCAGGACGGGTACATCAATATCGCCGCCGCCAACGACGGTCTCTTTGCCAAAACCTGTGAAGCCATCGGTTTACTGGAGTGCCCAAAGGACCCGCGTTTTCAGAATAACGGCCTCAGGGTGAAAAACCGGGAAGCTCTCATTGCCATCATCGAGGCTAAGACCAAAGGATACAAACTGAAAGACTTGCAGAAAATCCTGGATGATGCCGGTATTCCCAACGGCCCCATCTGGTCTGTTGCCCAAGCCCTCACTTCTGAGCAAGCCTACGCCCTGGAGATGGTCAAAGAGATTGATCATCCTACCTGCGGAAAAATAAAGATCACCGGGATTCCCGTCAAGCTCTCCCAGACGCCAGGAACGGTGGAGTTACCCCCTCCAACCCTGGGCCAGCATACCGAAGAAGTCCTCACCAAGGTGTTGGGTTATTCAAAATCAAAAATTGAGGAGTTGAGAAAAGAAAAGGTTGTTTAA